A region from the Lolium perenne isolate Kyuss_39 chromosome 4, Kyuss_2.0, whole genome shotgun sequence genome encodes:
- the LOC127292475 gene encoding histone H4 codes for MSGRGKGGKGLGKGGAKRHRKVLRDNIQGITKPAIRRLARRGGVKRISGLIYEETRGVLKIFLENVIRDAVTYTEHARRKTVTAMDVVYALKRQGRTLYGFGG; via the coding sequence ATGTCGGgccgcggcaagggaggcaagggtctCGGCAAGGGCGGCGCCAAGCGCCACCGGAAGGTCCTCCGCGACAACATCCAGGGCATCACCAAGCCGGCCATCCGCCGCCTTGCTCGCCGTGGCGGCGTGAAGCGCATCTCCGGGCTCATCTACGAGGAGACCCGCGGCGTGCTCAAGATCttcctcgagaacgtcatccgcgacGCCGTCACCTACACCGAGCACGCCCGCCGCAAGACCGTCACCGCCATGGACGTCGTCTACGCCCTCAAGCGCCAGGGACGCACCCTCTACGGCTTCGGAGGCTGA